The nucleotide window TGACCTGatggaggcggcggcggctcccccccggccccctgcgGGCTCCTCATGGCGGCGCCGGGCCCTGCCGGCCGCTCACCGCCCGCCCAtgccccgccgcccgcccggctcctcccgcccgccgcgcctcaggggagggggggggcggagggCACGGAACCGTCCTGCCGGGGCGCGGCGGGCCCCGGGCGGCTTtggcggcggggcagggcccGAGCCGGGAGCTTTCCGCTTCCGGGCTGCGCTGCACGGCGGGAAGGCGGCGGAGCCATTACGGTGCGCGCGGGACGGGGACGGCGCTGAGGGGCCTCGAGGCCTTGGGGGCGAGGTTTTGGGGCCTTGGGGCTgaggggggcggccggggctggAGCCGTTCCCCGACCGGGTGCCCGCTGCTCACGGGTGGGTTCCCTGCGCCAGAAGtgcggggagggcgggggggtGGTGCTGGCTTTTAGCCCCTTCCTGCCACGGGCATCTCTCTGGGGCAGGGTTATCGATACACGCGTGTGGGGCGAGAGAGAAAATCGCCTCCCGTAGGGAAAGCCTGTTGCACAAAGTACTTTGTACGTTATTTCCgttattttgagtttttttccctcccttgaCGCAGGCGTAGAGCCCCAGCACCGCCAGCATGTCGATCGGAGTGCCCATCAAGGTGCTGCACGAGGCTGAAGGCCACATCGTGACCTGCGAGACCAACACGGGGGAAGTGTACCGAGGGAAGCTCATTGAAGCCGAGGACAACATGAATTGTCAGGTACGTGCTGCAGGACAGAAGGCAGGCGGGCTGACCTGGGCTTGGAAGCGATTATCTGTAGCAGATGGACAGCTTGATTTAGAGACCCTCGGTTTTACACTTAGGATAAGTAAAATTTTGCTACTGATGCCCCTAACGTAGTGATTTGAGATCACTGAGCATGCCAACATGCAGGTTATTCTTTCCGGGTTTAAGAGTGCAATTGGGAACTCCTGTCAATGGCATCAGAGTTACTAAAGTTTTGTTCTGTGAACAATGTTCTATGAataatttttctgcagaagttgTTTATTTAATGTGTCATTGGAGCTGTTTTTAATGTACGTGCCTTAAGGCATCCCAGGAGGCTTAATTTCAATTGGCTTTTTGTAAATCATGGTTGAAATCAAAATGCTTCTGTAATAGTTACGGCTAGCAaaggtttattaaaaataagttttattagCTTTGTTTTGTACTCAGACTGTGGAGAAGGTAAAAATTCTGGTTCCGCTTGAATAGCGGCATGTGTAAGAGTATATTTAACTGGTGCTGGATGCCTTGTGGTGCCACTCTGGTTGAGAAGACAGCGTGCTTGGAAAGTCTTTGACTTTAGTACTTGAATCCTGGCTGTATATTCTGCAGGCAAGAATAGTGGGAGCCCAAAACTGTGCTAAAGGCCTCTGTGAACACTGATCTGTATTTTCCAGATGTCCAACATAACAGTGACGTACAGAGATGGGCGAGTGGCACAGCTTGAGCAGGTGTACATCAGAGGCAGCAAGATACGGTTTCTAATTTTACCGGATATGTTGAAGAATGCTCCTATGCTGAAGAGCATGAAGAATAAAAACCAGGGTTCTGGAGCTGGGCGAGGAAAAGCAGCTATTCTCAAAGCTCAGGGTAGGTACAATCTGTTAATGATTTCCTGTCTGTCCTCCCCATCCTCTCTCCATTTTGCTGTAGAGGAACTGGGCAACTTTCATCTCCATCACTGAGGAAGCATAAGCTGTAGGAAGCTGAATGACTATTTCTGgcatagtttttgttttatcttacGGTGAGAGTTAAGACTCAAACTGTCCTATGCACAATATTGATGTTGCAATAGTCCAGGTATGTTAAGTAGACTGTTAGAGACTTGATGTAAAATTTCAGCTTTGGTTTTCCAGTGAAGGCAGCCGCCAGCTGTTTGGACTACTCGAGAAAGGATTCAGGTGTTCTTGTTAAactttttaggggaaaaaataatcaagtagAAAGATGATACTTAAATTTTTGGGAAACTGTAATTATTAGCATTTCATCCTCATTAGTACCTTTCTTGTGCACAGTCTACTTACAACAAGACTTGCTAATAGTCATGAGCTCTAAAGTCCTTGGTTAACTCTAGCAAATGCAGGAGGGACGTGTGTGGGAGTAACGTCTGCTGAAACATAGCGAGTTCTGTTGCAAATCCTAGGAAGAGTGTGGTCTTAAATCTCATTGGCTACAAACTTTGTGTGTCAGATTAGAAGGACACAAAGTGTGTTAATCTTTTATTGTTCTTCGTACACATTGCATCTGTTATAAATAGAAGACTGTAACTATTGGTTATGCTTCCTTAGGCAAGAAACTTTTGCTTACTATATCACAGTCTGAACTTAACCTGAATAGGATGGTTTAGTTTCCATGCTTCTAAGCAAGAGACTTCgagagttatttatttttggttttgtcagtGTTGGTGTCAGTTTTTTAACTGTGCAGTTATATCAAATTCATGTAATccctggtgttttctttcttcagtggCTGCAAGAGGAAGAGGTCGTGGTATGGGCCGTGGCAACATCTTCCAGAAACGAAGATAATTTTGGCCTTGTCCaatgtgctttttttattaGGGGGTATTAACTGTACTACATGTGTGTTGCTATcggttttgtttaataaatatttctgagaagaaCTTGTCTGCTCTTATATGGCAGGACTCCTCTTTGGCACATTAGAGTTCTGGTTTGTTTCTGTAGGTGGCAAATACATTTTAGGTTGATTTTGACCTTAAAAGTGCATTGTTTGGGAAACAGCAGACTTGGTATCTAGATTTGACTTCTTTGTACTTTTGTGTAATGCGTTGAgttttaaagatcatcttgcttcctttttcttgtttaatcCTGTTGTTATTCACTCTAAAGAATTAGAAGCTATTCTTgatgaagaatttttaaatgttttgaagcTGTGTTAGTGTCTGCGTTTATGGAACGTACAGCCAAATGGAGGCAGCTTCCTGAGAAGCAAAGCAGTGTTCTTTTACTTCACATGGATCTACCAAGAGATACAGGTCTGTGTTCAGAGCTGTACGTTGAGCTTATAttcttgtattttgtatttttctcttgggACATGGGAAAACTTTTCACTATAAACACCCAAATTTAATATTTGGTAGACAGGCTTTTCTAGCCTGAGTCTCGAGACCACTCGCCTGAGGTGAAAGATTTGATTCTAACCCTGCTATAATAGTtcacttgtttttcctcttgcctGGGAAGATAAGatggaatattaaaaaacaaacaaaaaaaacacacctcatTGTCAAGGATTAATTTGAAGTGGTTTGTGCATCTGGAAGGTGTATGGGGAAAGTCATAAGGAtggttatcttttaaaaagGCTCTTTAAAAAGGCTAATCTTTTGAGCAAAACTTAGGtctaaattttgcttttgtttttaaaaatctacagtTGGTCACATTGATCACCAGCTCAATTGTAGGAAGCCAAATTTAGTTGTAGCTTTATTCTGCTAAAAGTATGGCGTGGCTGTTCTTACCAACATTAGTAGCTGAGATATTTAAGTTGAACGCGCCTGTACCTAACTGCATACTTGCATACAATCAGTTATCAATCCATACATGTATAAGAAGCTATCTAGTCTTGCTTCTCTCCTCTAATGTGTAAAGACTCTTCCCTTGTGTGCAGACATGAAAGTTGAACTAATGTATTCGGTTGTTGAATTGTCTGTAAATAAAGCAGTGTTTGATTGCAGATCACTAGAAAAACCCtgcttatgttttgttttgttttctggttagTAATGATCCTAAATATTTACATTAGAAACATCTATGAAGAGTTTGTGATGTATTTGagattaatttataatttataaaaaacTTTGCCTTCTTATGCCTAGATTGAGGAACCTGACTGAAAGACAAGACAGTTTTCACAAAAATGCTTCCAAACATGGCATGTGAGCCATGCTCATATAGCAGTAATGTTTTCCCAAAGACAGTatttcaaagaatcacagaatttccatCTTAAAGTGAGTACCTAAAGGAATTTTGTAGTGATGTTGAACACTCCCTTGTGGGAAATCTGTTGTTCTTTGTATCCGCAATCACTTGAAATAGAACCCTGACTGACATCAGCTGATCATGCGCTTCCCCTCAGACTACACCTGTGTAAAATCCTGGTGAGCAAAACTGCGGTGGTCTACCTGCAGAGTGCAACATTTTGAATAACTAGTAGAAACAGTTGTTTGTGGAGCTCTGATACTCAGCTTGTTTCCAGCTCTTACTGTGGGAGAGGACATTGTCactttcacagaatttcctcCCCATGCCTACGTAAGTTACTGAATTTCACAAGattgttttgagaaaaaacatcttaaaatcaGTGTGAAGCAGAAGCCCATTTTGAGTCTGTAGTAGATGCCCACTTGAGACTCTCCTTTTTTAAcacacaaaggagaaaagaattCCATCCTGTTGCTGTGCCCTGAGCTTCATAGTAGAAATTGAACTGTCTGCTTATATTAGTTGTGCTAAAGCCTGGGATCTCTGGAAATGGCTGGTAAGACTATGTGCGTTCTGTTGGCGGCTGCTGGCTTTGCTTGTTGCTAGGTGGTGGTATGTGAGATGTCAGCTTCACTAACAGATAGCATTATATCTATATTATATttagatgttttctgtttgtagtTTGCTAATagttttttatgcattttaatacaCCAGGTTTCTGTTGCTAACCTAATCTGAGTTTTTGTACACTGGAGTTACTCTACTGACAACAGGTAGGATAGGGATGGCACCATACATTGCTTTCTGTATAACCTGAGGCAAGTGTTTGCTGCAAGATTTTGTGGgatgctgcttcagcagctACAACAGCTGCTTCTTCCCAAAGTAAACACCTGATAAAAATCTGAGATTGATTAGTGCCACAGTAAATTGCCATGAATATAACCTACTATAGGGTGGGGTGTGGTGTTGAAGAATGTCAAGctgttctgctttaaaatggGTGTTGTCCTGGCAGTGGCTAATGTAGGGTGACTGCCAAAGGAGCTTACTGTTACCTTGTTCAGGAGCAGGAGACACAAGAAGTGTGCTCACAGTTTGAACAAAGAGAAATCGCTTTGCTGGAACACTTTCGGATCTGACTTCTAGTGGGTCTCCCTGCAATCTCTAGGGGAAGCTAATAGTGAGGCTtagtgcatttttttattttcttacagcGACTATCAAGTACTTCCCAGCcttcaaagctttattttctttttcttaaaagcctccaaaaattattaataaatggaaaaggaagcaaGGCACAGATGGAGAAATTGactaaaagtattttttggAAAAGGTTCAACGTTTTGGCAAGACTGCAAATCTGTCCCACTGGCTTTGTCTCACACTATTTCCCTCTGGCTCTTAAATAGCATGTAGCCCTTTGCTGAAGGACACAACTTCTtttgcagagggcagggagaaaTGGCACTATTTTTGACCACAGAGAACTACAGGAATGGCCAAGGTTTTGAAACGCCCAGGGGAACCCTAAAGACCATAactgttaaatttaatttacttaaatTAGAGCTGCCTCACAGTAACATATTTGTTGTGGATTATTTCAACTAATGATGATTGCCttacattttctattatttttagaagttcCTGTTCCTCCTTCCTGTGCAATGCCAAGCTTCTGTTCTCTCCATTGAGatcccttctcttccctgaaACAGTTGGTGTGGCATTCAACAGCAGTGAGGGCAGAGGGGCAACTAAGaatttcagagagaaacaggaacCCTCTGCAGTAGGTTTGATTGTTGCACTACAGGGTTTGTTCTATTTGCTTTAAGAAGTTTATACCCCACTTGATGTTTATCACCCTTTATTTTTGTAGATGTCCACTGAACACtgcaatgaaacatttttttccaactagTGTTGCCTTAGCTTTTAAGATTTGCTTAAAACATATAACAGCTCTGATCCACATCAGCTTTGAAGAAGATTCCAGATTTTGCAAGAGCAAAAAGCTTTGCACTGTGAATTCAGCTGAGGCTAAGTCTACGATGAAATGTTCACcctcttcagaaagaaagataCTGGGAATTAGTGTTGAAAAGTTTGAAGTTTTGTAATTGTAGGAACGAAAGCCAAGATCACTTAGCAACATCTTATTAGTTGCTTAAAATTTGACTAGAACAATGGATATGTTAGTTTGTTACAGGTTGTTCTGAAGATCAGATCCTATGTGTATTATCCTTACAGCGTGATAAATTGAATTTCATtctaacaaatgtttttttcctccgcTAGATGGCTCTGTAGGTAAGTGAATGAAATCCATCAAACCAGAACCCtctggaagggaaaaatgcCAGAAATGTGACTTCTGGTATAAAATCCATAGGATAATACTATTACAAACTCCAGCATTAAAATGCACGgtctattttccttcttcttcagcATTCCCAGAGTGCTGGTTTCATAGGCAACCAGATTATTCCATCTCAGTGCTGTGTGTGTCCCACACTTGGCTAATTGGGCATGTGCAATTACAGGTAGGCATTACAGATTCCTCTAGTTCAGCAGTGTATGTGATCTATTTCTCTGAGACAGGATGCTGTGGATAGATGAGGTATCTTTCCTtatttgacactttttttttttttttttgtcccagaTAGCATTTCTTTTCACTCTTTGTCATTGCTTTGTGTATGTGCTTATAAACCTCTTCCCATTCAGTGGCTTCAGAGCTCACTGTAGTTCCCTGTTTTCAACAGAAAGAGGCTGTTATTGACCTGAAGCTTTGACATGAATTTATATCTTTGATATAATCAGTGTAGATGCCTTTGAACTAATGTGGTACAGAGAAGCTACACTGCAGCCATGCAAAATGATGTATGGAGAAGTGCAGGTAGAAATTCACCTAGTCTtcctgaatgaaaaaaataggttGTGCTCTGGTACAAAAACAGAGAGGAGATGCTAATAATAACAGAAGAGTTAAATGGTTGGAGAAGGTATCACTTCAAAAAATTGCTTTGCACAGAACTGTGGCACTTTTCCTCACCGAGCTAGTGCTTTCATCATGCACGGTTCCGCTCAGCAAGGGGGTCTAACTTCCATCCTAAAGCTATACTTTTCTTCAGTTCATTTTCCGAGGGTACTCTCTGAAATACCAGTCTGAAGGTTATCGTGTTATGAAGGAGAAGCTAGGAATGGATGTAGTGTAGATGAGGTATGTGGCAAGCTATGGTATCTCTTCTCTGAGACTAACTACAGGCCACATTGCAAAAGCCTCACTCTCTGCGGTATTAAAACTTGGTTTATACCAGCTCTCAAAATTGTGGGAGATGCAGTAGTCTCTTAATCTCTTCTGTCTGTCAGTGAAAGTCAGAAGTTAAGGGATGTGGCCCCCCCAGTCTCCAATGTCTTCCAGAAAATCTCTTGTAGAAGGGCAGAGTGGAGTAGAAGATAcaaatttctgctgctggtaATCAGGGTCACTGTACGATCTCTATCTCATAGCTACTTAAAGCTTCACAGCAAGGTTTCATTTAAACGTGGGAGTCCTATCTCCTGCCATTGTGATGTGAACAAGGATGGAAAGTTCACATCCCAGTGGAGTAATGACCTGGTGATGTAGCAGAAGGTGGACTTCTGAGGTCTGCAAATGTCTGTGAATTGGTTACTCATTTCTCAGCCATGAGTTAAAATGGAGAAGAGTTCTCCCAGAGTTCTTTGATGTGTCCATGCTCACaaaggcaaaaattaaaatctgggCTTGCACCTTTTTGCAGCTAAACTGATTTCAGACAATAAGGGCTGGTTCTTCTCCTTTCAGATTAGATAATGATAAGTTTGTGGGACTGCTATGCTTTCAATGTTTCTTTGGGACAAAATACAGATAAACCACATTTAAAGCATGA belongs to Aythya fuligula isolate bAytFul2 chromosome 17, bAytFul2.pri, whole genome shotgun sequence and includes:
- the SNRPD3 gene encoding small nuclear ribonucleoprotein Sm D3, whose translation is MSIGVPIKVLHEAEGHIVTCETNTGEVYRGKLIEAEDNMNCQMSNITVTYRDGRVAQLEQVYIRGSKIRFLILPDMLKNAPMLKSMKNKNQGSGAGRGKAAILKAQVAARGRGRGMGRGNIFQKRR